The following are encoded in a window of candidate division TA06 bacterium genomic DNA:
- a CDS encoding radical SAM protein → MGSCINCGKSSVVISEPLSVCVSCIRSDFEKVKDHLENVHAETREQYSLPGKVPRGGRVKCNFCVNECEVESGGLGFCGIRKELDGKLKFRSGGPKLAYLDYYYDPLPTNCVADWVCPGRNMKGKYNLAVFYRACSFDCLFCQNFTFRSTNFETASPLSDSELATRATEDTGCICYFGGDPTPQIVHSLSAAREARKKGDFRICWETNGSMSKAHLSKMIEVALESGGIIKFDLKTYNEHLNLALCGTTNRRTLDNFTYLASRFNERKDPPLAVASTLLVPGYIDVHEVKKIAGFISSLDKDIPYSLLGFHPHFHMSDLPATSREHAAKAREAAVEAGLENVHLGNIHLLSRVNYAC, encoded by the coding sequence ATGGGTAGTTGCATAAATTGCGGTAAGTCGTCAGTTGTAATATCGGAACCGCTGTCAGTCTGTGTTTCCTGCATAAGAAGTGATTTCGAGAAGGTGAAGGATCATTTAGAAAATGTCCATGCAGAGACAAGGGAGCAGTACAGCCTGCCTGGAAAGGTCCCCAGAGGGGGAAGAGTCAAGTGCAATTTTTGCGTAAACGAGTGTGAAGTTGAAAGTGGAGGTCTGGGGTTCTGTGGAATAAGAAAAGAATTGGACGGCAAGCTCAAGTTCCGTTCGGGAGGCCCCAAGCTTGCCTATCTTGACTACTACTATGATCCCCTTCCCACCAACTGTGTCGCTGACTGGGTTTGTCCCGGAAGGAACATGAAGGGCAAGTACAACCTGGCCGTCTTCTACAGGGCGTGTTCCTTTGACTGCCTCTTCTGCCAGAATTTCACATTCAGGTCGACCAACTTCGAGACTGCTTCTCCACTTTCGGATAGTGAACTTGCCACACGTGCAACAGAGGATACGGGATGTATATGTTATTTTGGAGGTGACCCAACTCCACAGATAGTGCATTCGCTCAGTGCGGCAAGAGAGGCCCGAAAGAAAGGGGACTTCAGGATTTGCTGGGAGACGAACGGCTCAATGAGCAAAGCCCACCTCAGCAAGATGATAGAAGTTGCTCTGGAGAGCGGAGGGATAATCAAGTTCGACCTCAAAACGTATAACGAACACCTGAATCTGGCGCTTTGCGGAACTACCAACAGGAGAACGCTTGACAACTTCACATATCTTGCATCACGGTTCAACGAGAGAAAGGACCCGCCACTTGCAGTTGCGAGTACGCTCCTTGTGCCTGGATACATCGATGTTCATGAGGTAAAAAAGATAGCTGGATTTATCTCTTCTCTTGACAAAGATATCCCCTATTCTCTTCTTGGATTTCATCCGCATTTCCATATGAGCGACCTTCCCGCCACTTCACGAGAACACGCAGCCAAGGCCAGGGAGGCCGCAGTGGAAGCCGGCCTTGAAAACGTACACCTCGGAAACATCCACCTCCTCTCGCGTGTGAACTACGCATGCTGA
- a CDS encoding ATPase → MESLQRKLRRIDGRGYKAYKEIRGVYQFQGYTLFVDHVQGDPFAAPSRVRVRVKQQVAKFSPELFKNRSRRIGVEDYLVRAFSNAIDAVARGHRGSGKSGMVSIASCGQEILERSAVVVNGEFVEVRFLVGLPARGRMVLGKQAEEVFFQEIPLIVSRSLLHENTDRDRLSRQVDVCEDADFIRSSLVEKGYVCFIANDSILPRKTGIDDRPMNLSKAVPILSPESLSMTFDRPNSGTITGMAIPEGVTLIVGGGYHGKSTLLRAIERGVYNHILEDGREFAITDVNTVKVRAEDGRRVEKVDISAFLANLPTGIDTRSFSSDDASGSTSQAASIVEGMEVGAKLLLMDEDTCATNFMIRDRRMQELISKDKEPITPFLDRVRELYSQFGVSSILVLGGSGDYFDVADTVISMDTYQPRDVTSEAKEIAARYGTQRAREVGNSFSKITQRAPLRHSFNPRRGKREVKIDTKSMNEISFGTTRIDLLCVEQLVDVGQARAIGDAIHYMSRKYADGSHSMLEIVEMVSRDIEKSGLDVLSPFRDEVYGDYALPRKFEIAAAINRMRTLTVKQLM, encoded by the coding sequence ATGGAATCCCTCCAAAGGAAGCTCCGCAGAATAGACGGTCGAGGCTATAAGGCCTACAAAGAGATCAGAGGAGTCTATCAGTTTCAGGGCTACACTCTGTTCGTGGACCACGTTCAAGGCGATCCTTTTGCCGCGCCATCTCGCGTGAGGGTGAGGGTGAAGCAACAGGTTGCCAAATTTTCCCCTGAGCTGTTCAAGAATCGTTCGCGCAGGATTGGAGTTGAAGACTACCTGGTGAGAGCCTTCTCCAATGCCATTGATGCCGTTGCAAGGGGACACAGGGGGTCAGGCAAGAGCGGGATGGTCTCCATTGCTTCCTGTGGACAGGAGATCCTGGAGCGTTCTGCCGTGGTGGTGAATGGCGAGTTCGTCGAGGTCAGGTTCCTGGTTGGGTTGCCTGCGCGCGGGAGGATGGTCCTGGGGAAACAGGCAGAAGAAGTATTCTTTCAAGAAATCCCGCTGATAGTCTCCAGGTCCCTTCTCCACGAAAATACGGACAGAGATCGGTTGAGCAGACAGGTTGACGTTTGTGAGGATGCAGATTTCATAAGAAGTTCTCTGGTCGAGAAAGGGTACGTGTGCTTCATCGCCAATGATTCAATTCTTCCTAGAAAGACCGGAATAGACGACAGACCTATGAATCTTTCAAAGGCCGTTCCCATCCTCTCACCTGAGAGTTTAAGCATGACGTTCGATAGGCCCAACAGTGGAACCATAACGGGCATGGCAATTCCTGAGGGAGTTACATTGATTGTCGGAGGAGGCTACCATGGCAAATCCACGCTGCTGAGAGCAATCGAGAGAGGCGTGTACAATCACATTCTCGAAGATGGGAGAGAATTCGCCATAACTGATGTGAACACGGTGAAGGTGAGGGCAGAAGATGGAAGAAGGGTTGAGAAGGTCGACATCTCAGCTTTCCTGGCTAATCTTCCGACCGGTATCGACACCCGTTCTTTCTCGAGCGATGATGCCAGTGGTTCTACGTCCCAGGCCGCGAGTATCGTTGAGGGGATGGAAGTCGGTGCCAAACTCCTGCTTATGGACGAGGATACTTGCGCTACTAACTTCATGATACGTGACAGGAGAATGCAGGAGTTGATCAGCAAGGACAAGGAGCCGATTACTCCATTTCTCGACAGGGTTAGAGAGCTGTATTCTCAGTTTGGAGTCTCGTCCATCCTTGTGCTTGGAGGAAGTGGTGACTATTTCGATGTTGCAGATACAGTAATATCAATGGACACCTATCAGCCCAGGGACGTCACCTCTGAGGCAAAAGAAATAGCTGCAAGGTATGGAACACAGCGCGCCAGAGAGGTCGGAAATTCTTTCTCCAAGATTACTCAAAGAGCACCACTGCGTCACAGCTTCAATCCCAGAAGGGGGAAGAGAGAAGTAAAGATAGACACAAAGTCTATGAATGAAATCTCTTTCGGGACTACGAGAATTGACCTTCTATGCGTTGAACAGCTTGTAGATGTCGGTCAGGCCAGAGCCATTGGCGATGCTATCCACTACATGTCAAGAAAGTATGCTGACGGTTCTCACTCTATGCTTGAGATCGTGGAGATGGTTTCCAGAGATATTGAGAAGAGTGGCTTGGACGTTCTCTCGCCCTTCAGGGATGAGGTTTACGGTGACTACGCACTGCCGAGAAAATTCGAGATAGCGGCAGCCATAAACAGAATGAGAACGCTGACCGTCAAGCAATTGATGTGA
- a CDS encoding DUF72 domain-containing protein, producing the protein MMRVGCCGFPTKREDYYSKFDIVEVQTTFYNLPRPSTAIRWNSEAPRSFEYAVKAWQTITHPSDSPTYRRTKLKIPKSKLTNYGFFRPTDEVREAWERTKEIVDILKAGMVLFESPPSFEENMDSVLNVRMFFEGVERGEVKMLWEPRGKWSKDTVKGLCKDLDIVHCVDPFKDNQVYGEIAYYRLHGIGAYGYKYTDEDLAGLLELCPKDKECYVLFNNISMLEDALRFRFLVRDRR; encoded by the coding sequence ATGATGAGAGTTGGCTGTTGCGGTTTTCCGACCAAGAGAGAAGATTACTATAGTAAGTTTGACATAGTAGAAGTACAAACGACATTCTACAATCTTCCCAGGCCGAGCACTGCAATCAGGTGGAATTCGGAAGCTCCGAGAAGTTTTGAATACGCGGTGAAGGCCTGGCAGACTATTACGCATCCCTCTGACAGTCCGACATACAGAAGAACAAAACTGAAGATCCCCAAATCAAAACTGACAAACTATGGTTTCTTCAGACCCACTGATGAGGTGCGCGAAGCCTGGGAGAGAACTAAGGAGATCGTGGACATTCTGAAGGCAGGAATGGTCCTATTCGAGAGTCCGCCCAGCTTTGAAGAGAACATGGACAGTGTGCTCAATGTGAGAATGTTCTTCGAAGGGGTTGAAAGGGGAGAGGTCAAAATGCTCTGGGAACCGAGGGGCAAGTGGAGTAAAGACACGGTAAAAGGGCTGTGTAAAGATCTCGATATTGTCCACTGCGTTGACCCGTTCAAAGATAACCAGGTGTATGGTGAAATAGCATACTACAGACTTCATGGTATAGGCGCATATGGATACAAGTACACAGACGAAGATCTAGCAGGACTTCTCGAATTGTGTCCGAAAGACAAAGAGTGCTACGTGTTATTCAACAACATATCGATGCTGGAAGATGCCTTGCGATTCAGGTTTCTGGTAAGAGATCGAAGATAA
- a CDS encoding slipin family protein, which yields MGIGILLIVLFVAIILSNAIRILREYERGVIFRLGRLVASRGPGWVWIIPFFEKMVRVSLRVVTMDVPPQDIITKDNVSIKVNAVVYFRVMDPNKAIVEVEDFLYATSQIAQTTLRSILGESELDDLLAKREQINNKLQAIVDEATDPWGVKVSLVEIKHVDLPTEMQRAMARQAEAERERRAKVINAQGEFQASEKLAEASTILKGHPIALQLRYLQTLKEVAAENNSTTLFPVPIDLFKPFLELFDKKK from the coding sequence ATGGGTATAGGAATACTACTCATCGTTCTGTTTGTCGCAATAATACTGAGCAATGCCATACGAATACTGAGGGAGTATGAGAGGGGAGTGATATTCAGGCTGGGCCGTCTTGTTGCGTCAAGAGGCCCTGGATGGGTCTGGATCATACCATTCTTTGAGAAAATGGTCAGGGTCAGCCTGAGAGTTGTGACAATGGACGTTCCACCTCAGGATATTATAACCAAAGACAACGTTTCAATCAAGGTGAACGCCGTCGTCTATTTCAGGGTGATGGACCCGAACAAAGCCATAGTTGAAGTTGAAGACTTCCTTTATGCGACTTCTCAGATAGCGCAGACTACACTGAGGTCAATTCTGGGAGAGTCTGAGCTTGATGACTTGCTTGCCAAGAGAGAGCAAATCAACAACAAGCTCCAGGCGATTGTTGATGAGGCCACGGACCCGTGGGGAGTCAAGGTCTCGCTTGTGGAAATAAAGCATGTTGATCTACCTACAGAGATGCAGAGGGCTATGGCAAGACAGGCCGAGGCTGAGAGGGAAAGAAGAGCGAAGGTCATAAACGCGCAAGGAGAGTTCCAGGCATCCGAGAAACTGGCAGAAGCCTCCACTATACTTAAGGGCCATCCCATTGCCCTTCAGCTCAGATACTTGCAGACATTAAAGGAGGTGGCCGCAGAGAACAACTCAACCACTCTGTTCCCAGTACCGATCGATCTGTTCAAGCCTTTCCTGGAATTGTTTGACAAGAAGAAGTAG